From a single Zygotorulaspora mrakii chromosome 2, complete sequence genomic region:
- a CDS encoding uncharacterized protein (similar to Saccharomyces cerevisiae HAL5 (YJL165C) and KKQ8 (YKL168C); ancestral locus Anc_1.180) → MGGRDEKSSVRRNRSLSESIKGLFKPVGIGIGGSNGEANNNANGPSNGNKQNSAQENTKAQQPARPSEMPQLGTKKNSGRLGNIATNKEAELSSSRGAPIQAPASPLQSPVLQRPHHGLPNVSKLSITPLSPPGSDRDSIASEESHPRSKKGSSGDEGEMPDQRKDPRNNQKMQENKLHTPQMSSESQESGTLIDSILENDESDEHIHSKEHSKDQAQSGPYVNGRRSRANSHVGRSGSLKRNDSLSSNNVQGNKDYLRARNRADTFSASSLPKFSEIESKCVLQVENFKVYENGFHEHNLKVSSLVTDGNDNLSSSDIAKQKSSFSLSGMFKHHKEDSKQLENALSLIPASRLSLYQRIDRSRSQAVEDEQNGIVGIMENGFQADDEQDESKPKDKATPRIVNTNAAVGSEELKLINTLSEKIHSALNGESLKIEGQKKDIPKFYEQYGKPVGLIGHGAYGVVKVCSRPKTPKDIAPFATYSSGKKLFFAVKELRPKANDQIDRFSTRITSEFIIGHSLSHCHKKGTKVSPNILTIFDLMETNDAFVEVMEFCPSGDLYSILTRKSKNGTALHPLEADCFMKQLLHGVQYMHNHGVAHCDLKPENILFYPNGLLKICDFGTSCVFQTAWEKHVHFQTGTMGSEPYVAPEEFITDNEYDPRLTDCWSCGIVYCTMVLDHYLWKIALRDEDVLYDSFYEEMKEHKQFYVFEEMRHVNNEISRLRRAALYSILQIDPKRRITIDSLLQSPWMKHTRCCVFY, encoded by the coding sequence ATGGGTGGTCGTGATGAGAAATCCTCTGTGAGAAGGAACAGATCACTCTCAGAATCGATCAAGGGATTGTTCAAGCCGGTAGGCATAGGAATCGGTGGTAGCAATGGAGAAGCAAATAATAATGCAAATGGCCCAAGCAACGGAAACAAGCAAAACAGCGCCCAAGAAAACACGAAAGCACAGCAACCTGCACGTCCTTCAGAGATGCCACAGTTGGGCACCAAGAAGAATAGCGGCCGACTGGGAAATATAGCAACAAATAAAGAAGCTGAATTAAGCAGCTCTCGCGGTGCCCCTATACAAGCTCCTGCATCACCTCTTCAAAGTCCAGTTCTTCAAAGGCCTCACCATGGCTTACCAAATGTATCAAAGCTTTCCATTACACCGTTGTCGCCGCCGGGATCCGATCGGGATTCTATAGCTAGTGAAGAATCGCACCCCCGGTCTAAGAAAGGATCATCGGGTGATGAAGGAGAGATGCCTGATCAAAGAAAGGATCCAAgaaataatcaaaaaatgcaagaAAATAAACTACATACACCGCAGATGAGTTCTGAAAGCCAAGAGTCTGGAACTTTGATAGATTCAATTTTAGagaatgatgaaagtgatgaaCACATTCATTCGAAGGAACATAGTAAAGATCAAGCACAATCTGGTCCTTATGTCAATGGCAGACGAAGCCGCGCCAACAGCCATGTGGGAAGATCAggttctttgaaaagaaatgattcCTTATCCTCAAATAACGTGCAGGGGAATAAGGACTATTTGAGAGCAAGAAATCGGGCTGATACATTTAGTGCATCAAGCTTGCCTAAATTTTCTGAGATTGAGTCAAAATGTGTTTTACAGgtggaaaatttcaaagtgtACGAAAATGGTTTCCACGAGCATAACTTAAAAGTCTCATCGTTGGTCACAGATGGAAATGATAACTTATCAAGTAGCGATATTGCCAAGCAAAAGTCATCATTTTCTCTCTCTGGGATGTTCAAACATCACAAGGAGGACAGCAAACAGTTAGAAAACGCACTTTCTTTGATACCCGCTAGCAGGCTTTCTCTTTACCAAAGGATAGATAGATCGAGAAGTCAAGCGGTCGAGGATGAACAAAATGGAATAGTTGGAATAATGGAGAATGGTTTCCAAGCCGATGATGAACAGGATGAATCAAAACCCAAGGACAAGGCAACGCCACGGATAGTAAACACAAATGCTGCGGTTGGTTCTGAGGAATTAAAACTGATAAATACACTGTCAGAAAAAATACACAGTGCACTGAATGGCGAATCTCTCAAGATTGAAGGCCAAAAAAAGGATATCCCCAAGTTCTATGAACAATATGGTAAACCTGTCGGACTAATAGGTCATGGTGCCTATGGTGTAGTGAAAGTGTGTAGTAGACCAAAAACACCGAAAGATATTGCCCCATTCGCGACCTACTCCAGTGGTAAGaagcttttttttgccGTCAAAGAGTTAAGACCTAAGGCCAATGATCAAATAGATCGATTTAGCACAAGAATAACATCTGAATTTATAATTGGACACTCACTTAGCCATTGTCATAAAAAAGGCACAAAGGTTTCTCCCAATATACTTACCATATTCGATCTGATGGAAACGAATGATGCATTTGTAGAAGTAATGGAGTTTTGCCCTTCAGGCGATCTTTACAGTATACTCACGCGAAAATCCAAGAATGGGACAGCTTTGCACCCTCTAGAAGCTGATTGTTTCATGAAACAACTCTTGCATGGTGTTCAATATATGCATAATCATGGTGTCGCTCATTGTGATTTAAAACCAGAAAACATCTTGTTTTACCCAAATGGTCTATTAAAGATTTGTGATTTTGGTACAAGTTGTGTTTTCCAGACTGCATGGGAAAAGCATgttcattttcaaacagGAACAATGGGTTCTGAACCTTACGTTGCACCGGAGGAGTTTATTACCGATAATGAATACGACCCCCGACTCACAGATTGCTGGAGCTGTGGTATCGTTTACTGTACGATGGTACTTGACCATTATTTATGGAAGATTGCACTGCGTGACGAGGATGTTCTGTATGATTCGTTCTATGAGGAAATGAAAGAGCACAAACAATTTTACGTTTTCGAAGAAATGAGGCATGTCAACAACGAAATTAGCCGTTTGAGAAGAGCGGCACTGTATTCAATTCTCCAAATCGACCCAAAGAGAAGAATAACCATCGATAGTTTGCTACAGTCACCTTGGATGAAGCACACAAGGTGCTGTGTATTCTACTAA
- a CDS encoding LrgB family protein: MKLKQAKNLPEAVLHRHWLVFKQFLKVNHRDLIRTYLFVPLGVIIIMCLLYGVDRLIRNCIKVTFPASVAVMLINFAFMCCLSALKKPYNNFYISIIDVPLSWALRWMNLFFTPAFVTLPLSPWISYKEALLIVAVFIFGYLIAFVLLAYITILGQKLIGLRGLKSIFIRQEELQNGVTEGSRFTPMPLKHRKNGSVSSSSSKNEENNNIKNASDGSDVSDIHYQYADEYYDHHNNNEQEANNNFNDPLISLASNSGLFLSRLNSRATQGNTSLLACDSHNLDSRAHVADENSGAHQMDSVYMLYQTPSGNSAGQSSDTHSSREGINNRSNILSKIIPAVHRSSVNSTDTSDVPSEALESRAICQRAITKQFSREFDHYFSISMWENHSHHVIFSVGLFATIFTYYFQWYIAPYQLFTAIVMFMIVVDSPFIVNRPRLKKFAHPVICSVALTWIVMLISVMIKHREVSFFISELRQYKTGRTYLFLFDDQRFGHHQWPGAGDIFSSCMDVSIVALSLPMYTYRKDLQKHFFAMVPPILLFTAACLLLYPLICYHIGISPTRAIGLSGRSITLALGTPMIANLGGDQTVMAVATVMSGVVGALTGGPMLDFIRVPEEDYVTRGLTLGCNCGAIATAYLLGVDRRAAAISSLSFVFYGALLVILSAIGPVKSFVHMLVGL, from the coding sequence ATGAAGTTGAAGCAGGCCAAAAATCTGCCTGAAGCAGTTTTACATCGTCATTGGTTGGTTTTTAAGCAGTTCTTAAAGGTAAATCATCGGGATTTGATTCGCACATATCTGTTTGTTCCTCTTGGGGTGATCATCATCATGTGCCTCCTATATGGAGTCGATAGACTGATCCGAAATTGCATAAAAGTGACGTTCCCAGCAAGTGTGGCAGTTATGCTAATCAATTTTGCATTCATGTGTTGCTTGTcagcattgaaaaaacCATATAATAACTTTTACATTAGCATTATAGATGTTCCATTAAGTTGGGCGTTGAGATGgatgaatctttttttcacgCCTGCCTTTGTGACTTTGCCTTTGAGTCCATGGATCTCATATAAGGAAGCATTATTAATAGTTGCTGTTTTCATATTTGGATATTTGATTGCATTCGTTTTGCTGGCCTATATTACAATCCTAGGTCAAAAATTAATTGGACTTAGGGGGCTGAAGTCAATCTTCATTAGACAAGAAGAATTACAGAATGGTGTTACTGAGGGATCCAGATTTACGCCGATGCCACTTAAACATAGGAAAAATGGCAGTGTTTCAAGCTCAAGTAGCAAAAACGAAGAgaataataatatcaaaaatgctAGCGACGGATCGGACGTGAGTGATATTCATTATCAGTATGCAGATGAATATTATGACCACCACAACAATAATGAGCAAGAAGCTAACaataatttcaatgatCCGTTGATTAGTCTGGCAAGCAATTCTGGATTGTTTTTATCAAGATTAAATTCCCGAGCTACCCAGGGAAATACATCCTTGTTGGCCTGCGATTCTCATAATTTAGATAGTAGAGCGCATGTGGCTGATGAAAATAGTGGTGCGCACCAAATGGATAGCGTCTACATGCTATATCAAACACCAAGTGGTAATTCAGCAGGGCAGTCAAGCGATACTCACAGCTCGCGTGAAGGAATTAATAATAGGTCCAATAtcttatcaaaaataataCCTGCAGTACATAGGTCTTCTGTGAATAGTACTGATACATCAGATGTACCATCTGAAGCTCTTGAAAGCCGAGCAATTTGTCAACGCGCCATTACTAAACAGTTCTCGAGAGAGTTCGATCATTATTTTTCCATCAGTATGTGGGAAAACCATTCGCACCATGTTATTTTCTCTGTAGGTCTATTTGCTACGATTTTCACCTACTATTTCCAATGGTACATTGCTCCCTATCAATTGTTTACCGCAATCGTGATGTTTATGATTGTTGTTGATAGCCCATTCATTGTAAACCGTCCTAggttaaaaaaatttgccCATCCGGTGATTTGCTCCGTGGCTTTAACTTGGATAGTAATGCTCATTTCAGTCATGATAAAGCACAGAGAAGTTTCGTTTTTCATAAGCGAGCTGAGGCAATACAAGACAGGCAGGACTTATCTTTTTCTGTTCGACGATCAAAGATTTGGACATCATCAATGGCCAGGTGCTGGCGACATATTTTCAAGCTGCATGGATGTTTCCATAGTTGCTCTATCTCTTCCAATGTACACATACAGAAAGGATTTACAGAAACATTTCTTCGCTATGGTTCCACCAATATTATTGTTCACTGCGGCATGTCTTTTGCTGTATCCCCTTATTTGCTATCACATAGGCATATCACCAACGCGAGCTATTGGCCTCTCTGGAAGAAGCATAACTTTGGCACTTGGTACACCAATGATTGCAAATTTGGGTGGTGATCAAACTGTTATGGCTGTTGCCACTGTTATGAGTGGAGTAGTTGGTGCTTTGACCGGGGGCCCCATGTTGGATTTTATCAGGGTTCCAGAAGAAGATTATGTAACAAGAGGTCTTACGTTAGGTTGCAATTGTGGTGCTATAGCAACTGCTTATTTGCTGGGAGTTGACAGAAGAGCCGCAGCGATAAGTTCACTTTCCTTTGTATTTTATGGTGCACTTCTGGTCATTTTAAGCGCAATAGGACCAGTCAAAAGTTTTGTACACATGCTTGTTGGATTATAA
- the MRP49 gene encoding mitochondrial 54S ribosomal protein mL61 (similar to Saccharomyces cerevisiae MRP49 (YKL167C); ancestral locus Anc_1.181): MSSVKKQLEFLNKISYNTKKAQIFVNSEKVTGLKLLFQWQNHDGHMGARKFWHEYLPTLQYYNPALKIDLLRLKNDKRDVEVPCKIEILGRESKILDTINMQYKKDNEIMDDLLLKLDHEVVPQDQLVKV, from the coding sequence ATGTCTAGCGTTAAAAAAcaattggaatttttgaataagATTAGCTATAACACTAAAAAGGCTCAGATTTTCGTTAATTCTGAGAAAGTAACTGGACTCAAATTGTTATTCCAATGGCAAAACCATGACGGGCACATGGGTGCACGTAAATTTTGGCATGAATATTTGCCTACCTTACAGTATTACAATCCAGCTCTAAAAATTGATTTATTGAGATTAAAGAACGACAAGAGAGACGTCGAGGTCCCATGCAAGATTGAGATTCTAGGTAGAGAATCTAAGATTTTGGATACTATAAACATGCAATACAAGAAGGACAATGAGATAATGGATGACCTTTTATTGAAACTTGATCATGAAGTAGTACCACAGGATCAGTTGGTGAAGGTATGA
- a CDS encoding cAMP-dependent protein kinase (similar to Saccharomyces cerevisiae TPK1 (YJL164C) and TPK3 (YKL166C); ancestral locus Anc_1.182): MYVDPQKNNTIRKLSLPGMIKKEFSQEDKHGGFGSRGQGSEEEHRQGHGQGQEQGQEQQDAGGKEVAHLTMQELNEHVRESERNRLAHQQQQRELQEEHGSEADEETERKRNFILRGRNTSGKYCLNDFQILRTLGTGSFGRVHLVRSNHNGRFYALKVLKKQTIVKLKQVEHTNDERTMLSIVSHPFLIRMWGTFQDAEQVFMVMDYIEGGELFSLLRKSQRFPNPVAKFYAAEVCLALEYLHANEIIYRDLKPENILLDRNGHVKITDFGFAKYVPDVTYTLCGTPDYIAPEVISTKPYNKSVDWWSFGIYIYEMLAGYTPFYDANAMKTYENILNAELKFPSFFHPDAQDLLSKLIMRDLSKRLGNLQNGTADVKNHPWFSEVVWEKLLCRNIETPYEPPIQQGQGDTSQFDRYPEEEINYGVQGPDPYADLFRDF, from the coding sequence ATGTATGTGGATCCCCAGAAGAATAATACGATCAGAAAACTCAGTCTTCCTGGGATGATTAAGAAAGAATTCAGTCAAGAGGATAAACATGGGGGATTCGGAAGCCGTGGACAAGGATCGGAAGAGGAACACAGACAAGGACATGGACAGGGACAGGAACAAGGGCAAGAGCAACAGGACGCAGGTGGCAAGGAGGTTGCTCATCTAACGATGCAAGAACTCAACGAACATGTACGGGAGTCGGAACGAAATAGATTGGCTCACCAGCAGCAACAGAGGGAACTACAAGAGGAGCATGGAAGCGAAGCAGATGAAGAGACAGAGAGAAAGAGGAACTTTATACTGCGTGGTAGAAATACGTCTGGGAAATATTGTTTGAAcgattttcaaattttaagGACTTTGGGTACAGGTTCATTTGGCAGAGTACACTTAGTTCGTTCGAATCACAACGGCAGATTCTATGCATTGAAAGttctgaaaaaacaaacaatCGTGAAACTGAAACAAGTCGAACATACGAACGACGAGCGCACGATGCTGTCCATTGTGTCTCATCCTTTTTTAATTAGAATGTGGGGTACATTCCAAGATGCTGAGCAGGTTTTCATGGTAATGGATTATATCGAAGGTGGTGAGTTATTTTCCTTGCTACGTAAGTCGCAGAGGTTTCCCAACCCAGTAGCGAAGTTTTATGCTGCTGAAGTTTGCCTGGCGTTGGAGTACCTTCATGCGAACGAGATTATTTACAGGGATTTAAAGCcggaaaatattttgctgGATAGAAACGGCCATGTAAAGATAACAGATTTCGGTTTTGCTAAATATGTACCAGATGTGACGTATACTCTTTGTGGTACACCCGATTATATTGCTCCGGAAGTGATAAGTACCAAACCGTACAACAAATCTGTCGACTGGTGGAGTTTTggaatatatatatatgaaatGTTAGCTGGTTATACACCGTTTTATGATGCGAACGCAATGAAAACTTATGAAAATATTCTAAATGCCGAGTTAAAATTTCCCTCATTTTTTCACCCAGATGCTCAAGATCTACTTTCGAAATTAATCATGAGAGATTTAAGTAAAAGGCTGGGAAATTTACAGAATGGCACCGCAGACGTCAAGAACCATCCGTGGTTCAGTGAAGTTGTTTGGGAAAAGCTGCTATGCAGAAATATAGAGACACCTTACGAACCACCAATCCAACAGGGTCAAGGTGATACTTCACAATTCGATAGATATCCTGAAGAAGAGATAAATTACGGTGTTCAAGGTCCAGACCCTTATGCTGATCTGTTCAGAGACTTTTGA
- a CDS encoding uncharacterized protein (similar to Saccharomyces cerevisiae YJL163C; ancestral locus Anc_1.183), with amino-acid sequence MTGQEETASLISSSRLDYQTTDHVNGAREVLDEGLEFVAEQASVAVFENAMANDQSEEEDDTVEVGWTRAMRTRHQDLSFYQRPSMLVLCTLLVLLCVTESLCFTPAIALTMKKICDGLLEVNDAAADLAKRECDPKKVQAIMSGITSLLSISTGLIGTFMSAKWGELSDRIGRVRVFGYIAFIKIFGNAIQLYALSPAVRYHKWGIILGLSISPFSGGILAAVAIGNSYVADIMESEHRALSMSIMMSAIYASIGLGPMLSGILINMFNGNNAAPIYFSLLTGSLSAILCLTAIHEPRHEDALKLSHTHFMERKDSLSSSKPNVKVAATLFSRTREYLRFCSLQAIDVLSPVKILWLKPTASGSLIPRYTVVLLLIIDVLFLCMTSASMSTIVLYATYKFDWRAVKLGYFISISGLGKAAVLMLLSPAMLYALKKHYRSLNNSIDQIDVFCIRLSMVLLTLSTLIVLLDNENESSLFVLAVLHALSAFCSPTLQSSIIKYCSKKFTGQCFGGMALIRSAVMLALPPVFLMIYGSTVSFRPEIFLYVISACGVLAIALTFFLRIVEDNNVLRRPSEVALNAPGRQDVSQVASRRASTAQSLRQNR; translated from the coding sequence ATGACTGGGCAGGAGGAGACTGCCTCTCTGATATCATCGAGCCGCTTGGATTACCAAACTACTGATCATGTAAACGGTGCAAGGGAAGTTCTAGATGAGGGACTGGAGTTTGTAGCTGAACAAGCAAGTGTTGCcgtatttgaaaatgcaatGGCAAATGATCAGtccgaagaagaagatgatacCGTCGAGGTGGGGTGGACAAGGGCTATGCGTACAAGGCACCAGGATCTAAGCTTCTATCAAAGGCCAAGTATGTTAGTTTTGTGTACCTTGCTAGTGTTGCTCTGTGTGACAGAGTCACTATGTTTTACGCCGGCGATTGCTTTGACtatgaagaagatctgCGATGGGTTGTTGGAAGTCAATGATGCGGCTGCAGATCTAGCTAAACGTGAATGTGATCCAAAAAAGGTTCAAGCTATAATGTCAGGGATAACATCTCTTTTGTCGATAAGCACTGGCTTAATAGGCACCTTCATGTCCGCAAAATGGGGGGAACTATCCGACAGGATCGGTAGAGTCCGCGTATTCGGATATATAGCATTCATTAAAATATTCGGCAATGCGATACAATTATATGCGTTATCGCCAGCTGTGAGGTATCATAAGTGGGGGATAATCCTTGGACTATCGATCTCGCCGTTTAGCGGAGGAATCCTAGCTGCCGTGGCAATTGGAAATAGCTATGTGGCGGATATTATGGAGTCCGAACACAGAGCACTGTCCATGAGTATTATGATGAGCGCAATATATGCGTCCATAGGTTTAGGGCCAATGTTGAGTGGGATTTTGATCAACATGTTCAATGGTAACAATGCAGCACCTATTTACTTTTCCCTGCTAACCGGTTCTTTATCGGCAATATTATGTTTGACTGCGATACACGAGCCACGCCACGAAGACGCTTTAAAACTCTCACACACTCATTTCATGGAGAGGAAGGACAGTCTCTCCAGTTCGAAACCAAACGTCAAAGTAGCTGCAACCTTATTTTCTAGAACAAGAGAGTACTTAAGATTCTGTTCTCTACAGGCGATTGATGTGTTGTCACCCGTGAAAATATTATGGCTGAAACCCACTGCCAGCGGCTCACTCATCCCACGTTACACAGTGGTACTCCTTTTGATAATCGACGTCCTCTTCCTATGTATGACGTCCGCCTCAATGTCGACAATTGTTTTGTATGCAACTTACAAATTCGATTGGCGAGCAGTGAAGCTCGGTTACTTCATCTCAATCTCGGGACTCGGCAAAGCTGCCGTGCTGATGTTGCTCTCTCCAGCTATGCTGTATGCGTTGAAGAAACACTACAGGTCGCTTAACAACTCCATTGACCAAATCGACGTGTTTTGTATCAGGCTGTCGATGGTACTTCTGACGCTCAGCACACTAATTGTGCTGCTCGATAACGAAAACGAAAGCTCACTATTCGTGCTAGCGGTGTTGCATGCATTAAGTGCCTTTTGCTCACCCACTTTACAATCATCAATCATAAAGTACTGTTCCAAGAAGTTCACAGGCCAGTGCTTCGGTGGTATGGCACTGATCCGCTCGGCCGTGATGCTTGCCCTGCCTCCCGTGTTCCTGATGATATACGGTTCCACAGTCTCTTTCAGACCGGAAATTTTCCTCTACGTCATCTCAGCCTGCGGCGTGCTAGCTATCGCTCTGACATTTTTTCTACGAATCGTCGAGGATAACAACGTACTAAGAAGACCTTCCGAAGTTGCTTTAAATGCACCCGGAAGGCAAGACGTATCGCAAGTGGCATCTCGAAGAGCTTCTACCGCTCAGTCACTACGACAAAATAGATAG